From Acidobacteriota bacterium:
GGCGCCGCCGAGCGGCTGTCCATCCGGGCCCAGTAACCGGCCGTCGAGCGCCAGCGGCCATACGCCCAGCACCATCCACACCAGAACCGTCTGTAGATGTCTTCCCATGATAAGCAGATTGTAGCCGCAGGCGCGCCGGATCGCAACCGCACCGTGCCGGATCTTGACAAACCCGCCCGGCGGACCAATCATGGCGCCATGACGGGCACCCTTCCCACGAGGAGCCGATGACCGACCACCGCCGTCCCACGCTGGAACTCATGGCCGGTGCGCTCATCCTGAGTTTCGCGCCCATCTGCGTGAAGCTGGTACACACCGGCCCGACGGTGACCGCCTTCTACCGCATGTTGTTCGGCGGCGTCATGCTCCTGGCCGCTGCAGCCGCGGCGCGGCAGCGCATCTGGCACGGGCCCGCGCCGGCGCTGCTGGCGGTCGCCGCCGGCCTGGCGTTCGCTGTGGACCTGGCCGTATGGCATCGGAGCATCCGCCTCGTGGGACCCGGCCTGGCCACACTGCTCGGCAACTTCCAGGTGTTCCTCGTCGCCGCCTACGGCATGCTGGTCCTGAAGGAGCGCCTGGGGCCGCGCCACCGCGCGGCCATCGCCATGGGTCTAGGCGGCATCGGTCTCATCGTGGGACCGCGCTGGCAGACCCTCGGCCCCGACTACCGCTGGGGCGTCATCCTGGGACTGATCACCGCGGGTTGCTACGCCGCCTACCTGGTGATCCTGCGCGCGGCCCAGGCGCACCCCCGGGCGCTGACGCCGCTGGCCAGCCTGAGCGTGGTGTCCCTGTCGTCGGCGGCATTTTGCGGCGCCGGCGGCTGGCTGCAGGGCGAGCACTTCACGATCGCCGACGGAACCACGTGGTCCGGCCTGCTGGTCTATGCGCTGCTGGGCCAGGTGCTGGCCTGGGTGGTCATCGCGCGCGCGCTGCCCAAGGTGACCGCGACGCTCGCCGGCCTGATCCTGCTGTTGCAGCCTCTCCTGTCGTTTTTGTGGGACGTCCTCTTCTTCAGCCGCCTCACCGGTCCGCTGGAGTGGCTGGGCCTGGGCGTGGCACTCGCCGGGATCTATCTTGGCGCGGCACCGCAGCGCCTGTCCGGCGACGACCAGTCGCCGGCCCCGCCCGAGGCGGCCGCCGGTCGATCCGCCTGACGGTCCGGCCCCAGTCCGTCGTCACGTATCGCAACCGCGGGATTTACCCACACTGGCGGTTCTGGTACCATGTTCCCGTTCCATCCCCCCTGGAGGCGACCATGCGACTCGTCTCTTACGCCGCTTCCCACGGCCCGGCCGTCGGTGTGGTCCGCGGCGACGCCGTGATCCCCGTGCCCGGCACGGACATGCTCGCCCTGATTGCGGCGGGTCCGTCCGGCCTGGCCCGCGCCCGTCAAGCCGACGGCCCGCCGCTGCCGCTGGCCGGGCTGATGCTGCTGGCGCCCATCCCGGCGCCGCGGCGCAACATCTTCTGCGTGGGCCTCAACTACCTCGAGCACGCCCGCGAAGGGGCGCGGGCCCGCGGCCGCGAGTTGCGGCTGCCGGAGCGCCCCCAGTTCTTCACCAAGGCGACCACGGCGGTCAACGGGCCGTACGGCGACATTCCCCTCGACCCACGGGTCACCGCGCAGCTGGACTGGGAAGTGGAGCTGGCGGTGGTGATCGGCCGGAGGGGCAAAAACATCCCGAAGGCCGCCGCCATGGACCATGTCTTCGGCTACACGGTGCTCAACGATATCTCCGCCCGGGACGTCCAGTCGGGCCACGGCGGGCAATTCTTCAAGGGCAAGAGCCTGGACGGCGCCTGCCCCATGGGACCCTGGATCGTCACCGCCGATGAGCTGACCGATCCGCATCGCCTCCGCCTCACCAGCCGGGTCAACGGCGCCGTCAAGCAGGATGCCTCCACCGTCGAGTTCATCTTCGATATCCCCACCCTGATCGAGTGGCTGTCGCTGGGCCTGACGCTGCTGCCGGGCGACGTGATCGCCACCGGTACGCCCAGTGGCGTGGGCTTCGCCCGCACCCCACCCGAGTTCCTCCAGCCGGGTGACGTGGTGGAATGCGCCGTTGAGGGGATCGGCGGCATCCGCAACCGGATCGTGTCCGCCTGACTTCGGACCGGATCGCCCGCAGGCGTCTGGCCATCCGGAGCCGCGGGAAGCTGGCGCGTCACACCGCCATACGCCGGAAGATTCTCCCGGAGGGGTGCCATGTTTGAAACCGCCGAAGTGATTCAGAAGATCGGCAAGGCCGCGTACGAGGAACAGGTGCCGGCGCTCCGGGCGGCGCTGCTCGCGGCGCAGCGGGAGCTGGCCGCGTCGAACCTGGGCGTGATCGTGCTGGTGGGCGGCGTCGAGGGCGCCGGCAAGACGAGCACCGTGAATCTGCTGCACGAATGGCTGGATGCGCGCGGCATCGAGACCCACGCCATGGGCGAGCCCTCCGACGAGGAGCGGATGCGGCCGCCCATGTGGCGGTTCTGGCGGGTGCTGCCGCCCCGCGGCCGGATGGCCATCTTTCTCGGGTCCTGGTACACCCAGCCCGTCATCGAGCGCGTCTTCGGCCGGATGGGCGGCGCCAGTTTCCAGGCGCGGCTGGACCGCATGGTCGCCTTCGAAGAGCTGCTGGGGCGGG
This genomic window contains:
- a CDS encoding fumarylacetoacetate hydrolase family protein produces the protein MRLVSYAASHGPAVGVVRGDAVIPVPGTDMLALIAAGPSGLARARQADGPPLPLAGLMLLAPIPAPRRNIFCVGLNYLEHAREGARARGRELRLPERPQFFTKATTAVNGPYGDIPLDPRVTAQLDWEVELAVVIGRRGKNIPKAAAMDHVFGYTVLNDISARDVQSGHGGQFFKGKSLDGACPMGPWIVTADELTDPHRLRLTSRVNGAVKQDASTVEFIFDIPTLIEWLSLGLTLLPGDVIATGTPSGVGFARTPPEFLQPGDVVECAVEGIGGIRNRIVSA
- a CDS encoding DMT family transporter produces the protein MTDHRRPTLELMAGALILSFAPICVKLVHTGPTVTAFYRMLFGGVMLLAAAAAARQRIWHGPAPALLAVAAGLAFAVDLAVWHRSIRLVGPGLATLLGNFQVFLVAAYGMLVLKERLGPRHRAAIAMGLGGIGLIVGPRWQTLGPDYRWGVILGLITAGCYAAYLVILRAAQAHPRALTPLASLSVVSLSSAAFCGAGGWLQGEHFTIADGTTWSGLLVYALLGQVLAWVVIARALPKVTATLAGLILLLQPLLSFLWDVLFFSRLTGPLEWLGLGVALAGIYLGAAPQRLSGDDQSPAPPEAAAGRSA